From the Bombus affinis isolate iyBomAffi1 chromosome 4, iyBomAffi1.2, whole genome shotgun sequence genome, the window GAATGACCATAACACAGCTCTGCAGTGAAGTTGCTCTAGCCTGTTAAATACGATCAGTATTTTAGTACATACAATTTGATACACGCTCTAAAGTCTCTGAGTCTTCTGGAGATGCGACACCCTAAACTACTTTTAATTTGCTTTGTGTGGGCTTTAGCTATCCTCCCAGCCTCGTGCCTATAGCTCCTAAATATTAGCCCATATCAAAATTATCGGGTGTTTATTAAGTATTTCCTGAACAATTAATACCTaacataatatttaaaaaaaagtgcAACGTATCAGAAAAACTGTACACTTGTCGAACTGCCAAATACAACTATTGAacttataactgaaaaacacCCGATATACTTATGACACCACTGTGTGTTTGTGCTTGTCTGTCTTTCAATATTTAACAGTGCTTTCAATGCACATTATGTAGAAAGTATGAAATAAAGTACACATGTATAAAGAGAAATACACTAACTTCAAGGATTTCTAAGACAGACCTAGAACAGACTCAGTCTAGGCTACAATGCATTAAGATTAATCCAGAATAATGAATAAGCTTGATCATAAGCATCGTAAAGCAATTTAGTGCATTATAAACAAAACAAACAAAACTACATCTTTTGAAGAAAAATTACGTACTTTTAACACGACTTTCTGCAAAGAGTTTCCTATTATTCTGGATGTTGATGATTTAAAGTAAAGCAAATGTAAATGCTTTTGATGtgcattaatattttaaatgctACAATTCACGTTTACATAATGCTTATACCTCTTGCCTGAGACTATCTGATTGCACGTTCGATGTATTCTGTTTCTGAAATTATGCTATACATACacttctttctcttcctttttccctttttaatcaaattctgccaataataaaatattgccaCTACCATCCACTTATAATAACTAACACAttgattataaattataaatagtacaTGATAAAGATTTTCGGATTAACTACCATAAAATGTAATATTAGTGGATAAAGTGGATTGGCAAACCTACAAAACTGAAACATCAAACGTGATCAAATAAACATTTCAGACAAAATCATATCAACAAGAAGATAgatagtaataaaaataaaattgtcacAAGGCTGGAAGTTCTAAGACTGCTCTTTTTTGCGGACAGAGAGAGAGGACAACTTGCACGCGTTTCACGTATTAGGAAAAAATAACAGAAAACAGTCACTAGTGCCAACAAAATGGCACTGACAATTCGAGATCTTGAACTGAGAGTTGATTGATTCAAACCTGAAACCACTTGGCATGCCTGAGTGCAGCTAAAGCCTCCAAACACTTAGCCTTGGGAAGTACATCTGGTGGATCTGGTTTCGTCACAGCGGGCGCCGCGGGCGTTGTTTGCGGTTGAGCAGCTCCCTGTTGCTGCTGTCCAGCATTATCTgagattccaacaaagaaagcACAACACGCTTAGACAACACTTAGAGTGTTTGATCATGCCCAACTTGGGTTTTCcctctatatataattatattttaactcAAGTACATTAAACTTGAGGGCATAGTCTAAAACAttctcattgaaataaaaataaacctaATCGAATGTAGTACATAACAATGATGCATTACTCCTATTCCTGAACGTCCTTTCTTCGCGTTACAAAAGAACGACCGACGTTTCTTACTGAAATTGACAGCGTTACttaaaattgaatattaaaataacgCTATCAAAAGAATCGTCGGTTAAGAATAAGGAGTTAACTGCGCATTGTGTATTATGTGTACAGCATTCGATGATAGAGggttttcattaaaattattaatgcaTGATCAAAAAGTCCATAGTTTTAAGATTGCCTCAGCGTTGTTTCCTCATACCAAAAGCGTGTCCACGTTTATAataacatattatctttcttaatGGAGACTCCAGCTTAACTGTTATTATCGACATAACTTATAAAGTATACTACTACAAATTAACTTAAAACGAAGAAAAGCGACATCTAATCGTACCAAGTTTACGCTCTCTCTTTTCCGTTAAAAAATGGCTGTTAATATATTTCTATCTACGCtcttacatatttttaaatagtaatgcctttcaaaaatataaattatactcAGTCGTGGACACACTAAAATGCGGCTGtatcaaaaagaaaaaggaattttTCATGTTAGAGCGTATATACACTGGCAACCCTTGAAGTCCTTGGCTGCCCCTGCATCATCCTGGTGCTTAGAAAAATTTACAAAGAAGCTTTTGGGCCATGAAAAGAACAAACAAAATTCATAAACCACGTTTTCAAGAAAGTagcatgaaaataaaaaatgcttTCTGCAAAATCTCTAAAATTATCAGTTATCCTTTTCTTGGCCactatgaaaatataaaacgaTCAAATCACCTGCAGCAGCAGCTGGTTTGGGAGTTTCGCGCATTAAAGGACTGGTAAGAGTTACGCTAACGGTCACGCTGCCTCCTGAAACAGTTAATGCTGCTGACTCTGGGTGTTTTCCAACATTGTAAGTATCCTCTGGAGCTACGATCTTCAACTGTGCCGGAAGTATCTCAGCAACTTTATTTAGTAATGAActgtaaataagaaaatatttatatatgaatttgTGTACAAAATTGatgtatttatacaaatatataatttttttcaaCTAACCGTGTTGGTTTTTCTGCACACAGGACTACAAGACAAACGTGATTGTCGCCAGATAATAGAAGTCCCTTTGCTAAATTGCCAACACGCATTACCCCTCTTAATATCCTGgaatcttctttttccttttggaATGAAAACAAATTGCCGTCGCTGCCATCTTCTTTCTGCGGCGTTGTTGTTTTCTTTTTGTCAGAATCTTCTTTAATTTTTACTATATCTGTattttgttgctgttgttgtggTTGCTGTTGTTGAGGTTGCTGTGGTGTAGTTATAGATGGAGTCGTTGATGTAGCATTAGTAATAGATGGGACTGTTTTCTTGCCtgcaattataaaaatattttaactatgctatagatataaaatataaaaaaaagataaaagaagaaataattacCTGCTTCAGCCAATGTGTCAGATACAAATTTCAATGCTTTTTCAGTATGTGAAACAATCTTCTGAACTGCCAGCAGTTCCTGTTCTTTAGGATATATGGTGGTATGATGAGCTAATACATGTTTGTCATCTGATGAATCTGGCCTTCTTTGAGGACCAGGGAACATCATCATTGGTGGTGGTCCTGGGAAAGGACGTGGCATTGGTGGAGCTCCAGGTCCACGTCCATAGCGTCGATACCATTCATAGTACTCACATTCTTCTTCATAACgtcgtctttcttcccaatacaTCATTTCCTCATCCATCATTGGACCCATAGGTCCCAATTGATTAATTTCTTCTCTACGTCGTAAGTAATCGTCTCGCATTTGTTGTCTACGAAATTTTTCTTCTAACATCTTTCTTTGCTTTAGGCTTGGTTTCATATCAACAACTAAGTCGGGATTAACTTTTTTCTTATAAGCAAATCTGTGCCGTCTACCTTTCATATGCATATCTTTGGCATTGGGATCATTAAATCTGCATTCACAAAGCTTACAATTAAAACTTATAATTTTTCCATCTTCGGATTTGTTTTCTTCTATGTACTCTTGGCCAACTGGTTGAATATCTTTTTCATCAACAGCTGTTTCTTCAACAGTTTCCTCAGTCGCAGTTTCTTCTGTCTTAATTTCCGGGGCTTGATTTTGATTTACAGTCCCCAAATTTCCAGCTGCAAATATTACACATGATATTAATATGTATTCCATAGATAtcaaatttgtatatttaatttaacataAACTGTGTATCtgtaaaaaaaaaggattacTTACAAGCAACAAAGTTAATTTTAGGAGTAGCTGTTACAGTTGGCTTCTTAACTCCTGCAGTTTTAGCTGTAGCTGCTGGTTTTGGGTTCAAAACTGTTGGATCTGCGCTTGGAATTGGTTTTCCAAGTTTAGTGTGTAACTTAACAACTTTTTGATGTTTAGCCCCCCTAATATGAGCAGCATAAGCATCATTTCCAGTACAAGTTACATCACAAAGTTCGCAACGTAGACTGTTGCCTGCCCCTCGTGTCGGTGGTTGCTGCGGTACTTTCAGAGAGGCTTCTTTCTTCTTATGTTTTTGTCCCTCCAGATGCTCACGGTATGTTTGAGGTCCAGCACAGCTGATCTTACAGACATCGCAATAGTGTAGTTGTTGTGGCTTAGGGGGCTGCTTGGGCCGCATTGCCTTCATTCCTCCCCCTCCAGTACCAAATCCCTTTCGTCCGTAGCCCTGCCAACCTCCAGTCTTCTGGTTAGTTGAATTGCTGTTTGCACTCTGTTGGGCTACATACATAGTCGCAGCGCTATATAGCGCTGCGTCGTAGCCGGAATACGTTGTACTCGCCGTTTCTAAGGGAAATGAAATTGAAACCTCAAACTTTGGAGGAGTCAATCCTTTATATTCATGGAACCATTCTACTAACTTGTACCCATCAAAATGAATACTTTATTCTTTTGATGAAATATTTATCAAGTATAATGTATAGTAAtcacaaatttttatataaagtcAATTTTGTAACTTCAGAGAAATTCAATTCAGCTAAATTTTTAAGCCATGTCATGGCTTAAAATGTTAGCagaattttattatatcattcatatgtatcaattccAATACCCAGAGGATCAATTTCATGTTATTAGTGCCTACGTCACGGTTAGCAGGACATTTACATAGGATTTTCAATCTTGGCGAAAaatattaacatatatatacatatatatataaaatttaatgaaaacttACTATTTGTAGCTGTCGATGGTGTAGCCGCGGGTGTTGCAGGAGCTGTATATCCTGAAGAATAGGTAGCACTTTGAGTAGGATTAGATTGCTGATAAGCTGTACTTGATGCTTGGTATGTTTTAGCTTGTCCAGTAGTAGTAGCTTGTCTGGCTGTGCCTGTATAAGCACTAGTGGTGCTATATGCAGGTTTCGCAGCTTGATAATGTGTTTCTGTAGTAGTGTAAGTTGCTGCAGCTGCAGCAGGTTGTTGATAATAAGTTTTAGCAGCGTCGTATGTAGCTGCAGGTGCAGCACGCCCGTAACCGTAATCGTATGTCTGAGCCACAGTACCAGGATTAGCAGCTATAAAGAAAAAGGACCTTATGAAACTGGAATGTAAGCACGAAAATACTGGATACTGGACTCTgtttataaaagaaaagaaagatgaaaaatatgaaattgactAAAATGAACTTACCAGCGTACGTGGTTCCAGTAGCGGCTGCAGCAGCGGCCGCTTGATACGTTTCGTAACCTGTAGCCGCAGCAGCAGCGGGTCGTTGAGTGTACGTGGCGGCAGTTGCCGCTGGAGTTACTGCGTATCCCGCTTGACCAGTTTGATAAGCGGCTGCGCTGGTCGCTCTGTTCGAAAGAATAAATAGGTTTTCTTACAGGCAAGGAATACAATGAAAAATGGAAACGCAAAACGAAAAAGACCTCTATCGGATCCGTGCCCGGGAGAGACGCTCGATGGACGCTCTACTCTCAGCAAGAAATGGCGGCCAAGCCGGCTGGGCTCTCGCGTGCACCGATTTTAACGAACAATTATTACTCCCGCCAACGTAGTTACCGTCACGAATTTTCGAAAAACTTAACACTAGCTACTTAATAATTATGGTATGCAATCGATTTCGTACCCATATTGCGTTCCGCCGTGAGTAAACCCAAAATAATTGTTCTGAGCCATCCTTCCTCGCAGAGAATCCCGGAAAGAAGGACAATGGAGGAAGTTGTAGGGCGTGCCACGAACTCGATAGAATGGCGGCGCTGCCGCGGCTCCTATTGGTTATTCTGTTGGAGCCGGGCACAACAATTGCAAGAATGCTGCGCCCTCAGTGGCCGCTTCCACGAGAACCCTTCGTCGTCCTCCGACAAACTACCTCCGCGCAAATCAACGCGCTACCGTACTAGCCAGAGAAACTACCGCGAGAAAGTATTCACGAAGCGGACAGATGTATACGGTTAATTGAAACTTAACTTACTGCGTGTTTTCTCGTTATCTCCGTTATCCGGGGTAGTATgtagtttgtgtaattttcgCGGCTGGTGCGTGTTGCAGTGAACGTCTGGCGTGCGCAAGAAAGGGCTAGTTTGCCGGTGACGCGTGCGTTCAACGAATTATTTTTCACGCCCCCTAGTAGTAACTGCATCTATCGTTTAGAATTGAAGCGCTCTCTAGTAGGTTTTACCATAATTCTAATGAAATCTTTTTTCACTCGCACAACCAATTTGAAAGTAACACTTACGTTCGATACGTAAccgtatatattttaaatattatttttttttcatcATACATATTCGCGATACAACATGCCACCGCAGTTAGCAAAGAAAAAGCATGCTAAATATTTCCAGAGGTTATTGCAAATCATGCCCAATTCATGTTCAGCAGAATTTGACTGCTCTAGACTTGCTGTAGCGTTTTTTGCTATATCAGGATTAGACATATTGAATTGCTTGAATGATCTTAGCGAACAAACTAAATTAGAGGCAATAGACTGGATCTATAGGCTTCAAGTAACTGGAGCTGGACCACGCTCCGGCTTTCAGCCTTCGACAACAATACCAAAGGATGCTCCAAAATACCAATGTGGTCATTTAGCAATGACATATATTGGATTAGTTACCCTCTTAATTCTTGGAGATGATTTAAGTCGAGTCGACAGAGAATCCATTATTGAAGGAATGCGAGCATGTCAAAATCCAGATGGATCATTTACAGCTATTATAACAGGATGTGAAAGTGATATGAGGTTCCTTTACTGTGCTTGTTGTATATCTATAATTTTAAATGATTGGTCAGGCATTGACAAGACAAAAGCAATTGACTACATTTTAAAGAGCATTGTAAGTTTTtatcctttcctttttttattttacttataaAGAGTATTAACAAAAATTGGCTTTGTCTACTTAATTTTATCATAGCACAATATCTCAACAATGATTATAGTCATATGATGGAGCAATGGGCCAAGGACCTGGTCTTGAATCACATGGAGGATCTACATTTTGTGCTGTAGCTAGCCTATTTCTCATGAACGAACTTCATAATGTATTGACAAATGATCAATTAAATAGACTAAAAAGATGGTGTCTTATGAGGCAAGATAGTGGTTTTCATGGACGACCCGGAAAGCCTTCTGATACTTGTTATAGTTTTTGGGTGGGAGCAACACTACAAATGCTTGATATTAACAAATTATCAGATCCTGATGAAAATAGGGCATTCCTGCTTGAAACTCAAGATAATATTGTGGGAGGATTTGGAAAATTTGCTGACTGTCTCCCAGATCCTCTTCATACTTACTTAGGTATGTAGCAGATAGGATATCCATAAAAATAACGTACAATAAAGATAATATACAATATGAATACCTAATTTTTTAGGTTTATGTGGTTTAAGCCTCTTAGGAGAAACTGGTTTATGCGTAATGAACGCTGCGCTTAACATCTCTGATCGAGCGtataaacatttattaaaaattcatgaAGTATGGTAATGCAGTTAACAGTCGTATAAAGTATTTCCAACTGTATATCATATCCAACGCACAGAGCTTAAAGTACGAAGGAAAAGTAACATTTTTGCATTTTCATGGATCCTATTTGTACAGTTTCCACAGATTCTCTGTGCCTAGAATTGTTATTCCAAAAGCGtcaattaacaaaaatattatgaTTTTGAGGTATGTTATCAGTTATTCTGTTTCAATTAAGACACTTGTTGAACATGTATCCAAAACACATATTGGAAATAAGAGGAAAAACAATAGCATAATTTAAATGCATTTTAAAATGTCATTAAGTATATACAAGTTttaaaaattctaataaaaacaacaaaaaaatatgtataaagtatttctAATTGATACCCTACatcataataaaaattcataaaattattattcaactAGTATCTTTCACTTTTTTTGAGAAACTATTAACACAATGCTTCATCCAAAAAGGCATTGTATTATATTGTATCGTTAAATGAAGAAGTTTCGTGGTCAGATTCCGTTCTTTCATATTCACAATGACCCCGTCGATGAATGAACGCGTACTGCAAAGGAGAAAACTCCTTAACACTGCGAAGTTGCCCGAGCGTAGATGCCACATGCGCCCCACCTCGCGGAGCGATGATTCCATGGTAACCGGGGTGGGTTCGCAGACCACAACAGACGACGTTCGTTCGTTCAGTCGAATAGACTGTGAGACTTGAGAAGAGAGTGTTCTATCTTTGCCGGTGTGATTTCTCGTTTTTTTTCGCATACTTGTGTATTGTGTTCAATTACGTctagttcgataaaatatttttaaaggtTCATCATACCGGTGGAATCTCTAACGCGCACGAAAGCAAAGTGGAACGCAAACAAAACAATAGAACAATATCTATCCTACGGTTGTTGGAAAAGAGAAACTTCATTGTCAAGTGTTGGGGTCGCATTCGTGGCCCAGACATCAGCAGAGGTTAGTGCGCgtctaaaatttaaattaatttggtATGAACAAGACTGCTTCTTTACAGTCAAGAATGGAATTGCTAAACGATCGTTCAAACATACATAATTCAGGACAAACGCATTTACCGTCGGGTAGTGCGCGTGATCGAAAAGAGTTTGTTCGATATAAAATTcacttttaaattttatacttaTTAAAGCATACAATTTTACATGAATACCTAATTTTAATAGTATTTCTTTTTAAGTTATTTATTTACGtttaaattactttttattCTGTGAGGTCGTTAAAATTTGATATTTCACATCGTCACTTCGTGATGATATGTTGGAAGTTAACTTCCATCAAGACAAAAAGAGCGGAAAAAGTTCACAgtataataatacatatatgtacttaAAGATAAATAGAAACTTGGGAACTTACGAAACCACAGTCAGCGTATAACTCGCGGAAACGGAAAAGAGAATAGTTCTCGTACCATCACTCTTATCATGACATTGAGTCACGTGAAAAGGAAAGTATGTACAACACGATGGAAACTGAATTTCGCAAAACCGACGAGTCCGTTTAATTGCGTCAGTTAGTTGTGGCTGAATAGATGCATGTAACTTAATTCCGTATGTGCATTTATCACCGTGTAAGTGACGGGTACCAAGAAGAGTAACAGAGTAATACAAAAACATTGTGTATATTTAGAAAATAACGGCCAAAGCCTGTCCAAGGTATCGCGAATTAATCGATTATCAGTATAGCGTGAAATTTTCCACAGTATACGATTTTCATCCACGCAATCGTGCATATCCGAAGGCAAAGAGAAAAGGGGGATAGAAATATGGGGTAAACATCTTTTTCGGCTAAATGTAAATCGCGCTTTAACGTAAATGAACCGTCTAGTCTACGGAATGTGAGCCGTAAATAGGCAACCTTAACAAGTAACCGTGCAATGAATGAGACTGTTGTACAACGGGCGTTCACCGTTCTGTTTCTAATTAATACCAGCACAATAGTATGGTTTTTCGCCAGTTATTTTTATCTCCGCAAATCCGTCTGGTATGTGCGCTCTCGATGACTGCGACAACTTCATTTACGGTACTTAACCAGCTGATTCGCGTTTCATCAATCAATCAATTTGCCTGAATTATGGGTTAGGTGCATATAGAGTACTGTGCAAAAGTCTTAGACCATCTTATGTAGAAATACCAGACTAGAATGCTTGAtgttatttgcattttattatcattttttagaaaatccaagaatctaaataatttatgaaatacTTATTAAATTAAGGTGATTAATATTTTATGACGTGtctttttactatctcataattttttaattctgcAATTCTCTACTCAGTTTTTCTTAAGATTGAATCCCACTTTTTAATTTCGTCGACGTTATATATCCCATACGTATTTTATAATGCGTTCTAATGCGTCATATGTTCCGTACACTTTTATTCGGTTAAAATTTGAACTATGTTTAGTATCGAAGAATAATTAAGGTAACTATAAATGTTAAGAATGGTGGATTTATTTACGATGTGTGACAGGTTGTAATTTGAAATTTCGATGCTATACGTATAGGATCAACTGTATCTTCAACCTTGAATAAGCTATCTGCTTAAAACAGAGGCAGCGACGAAAATATGCCCCTCCTAGAGCTCTGAAGGACACAACATTAATTTTGTTCTTCCTTTTTCATTATATGCATCTTGTACATTCTTCTAAGAGAGATCATAAAATTTCATATCCTATTTGTTTTAtgacgtaataaaatattttctaacattgaatatttttatagatttcataatatatatctttttcGATTGCAAATATATGCAAATATATAAATGCAAATATATAAATGGATACGATGAATGAAATTGAGAATGAAACGATTTCTTTAGATTTTTGATAATCGAGTTCATTATCTAATTCTATTTAAAATTGCTTAAAAGCAGTCGCACAGTTTAAAGaagctaaaataaaaaaaaacttatatatttcaaaaatagatataatataatatctaaAGTAATCACTGCACAAAAATTACTTACCAGTTCTACATATGAAAATATCCTTTTCATATCTGTACATTATGAATCGTATATTTAAtactatttaaaattatttcaaaatacgCATATGATCTAAAGATCAGATAAAATACTCTTCTCACATACCTACACGTCGAATCAAATACGTTTGAATATTGGGAAATATCGCGAGGACATAGTCCCGCGCTCGTTAAGATCGTCGAAGGATTACAATTGAGATTCGCTCGGGAGATAGGATAAAAAGTTGAAATTGGATACGATTCCGTGAGAGAATCTCGCGTGTGCAATCGGCGGGATCGATATCCAAAAACGACCGCTACAGGCTACAGGCTAGCCAGGCAAGAACGTGGACCTCTCGAAAGTCGTATTTAACAGACGAACGCGTGACCTTTGTGGATAGAGTATAATCCTTCTCGTAACTTTGTCCATGTGAGCACGTGCGCACCGCGTTGTGTACGAT encodes:
- the LOC126915453 gene encoding zinc finger RNA-binding protein isoform X2; amino-acid sequence: MAQNNYFGFTHGGTQYGATSAAAYQTGQAGYAVTPAATAATYTQRPAAAAATGYETYQAAAAAAATGTTYAAANPGTVAQTYDYGYGRAAPAATYDAAKTYYQQPAAAAATYTTTETHYQAAKPAYSTTSAYTGTARQATTTGQAKTYQASSTAYQQSNPTQSATYSSGYTAPATPAATPSTATNSWQGYGRKGFGTGGGGMKAMRPKQPPKPQQLHYCDVCKISCAGPQTYREHLEGQKHKKKEASLKVPQQPPTRGAGNSLRCELCDVTCTGNDAYAAHIRGAKHQKVVKLHTKLGKPIPSADPTVLNPKPAATAKTAGVKKPTVTATPKINFVASGNLGTVNQNQAPEIKTEETATEETVEETAVDEKDIQPVGQEYIEENKSEDGKIISFNCKLCECRFNDPNAKDMHMKGRRHRFAYKKKVNPDLVVDMKPSLKQRKMLEEKFRRQQMRDDYLRRREEINQLGPMGPMMDEEMMYWEERRRYEEECEYYEWYRRYGRGPGAPPMPRPFPGPPPMMMFPGPQRRPDSSDDKHVLAHHTTIYPKEQELLAVQKIVSHTEKALKFVSDTLAEAGKKTVPSITNATSTTPSITTPQQPQQQQPQQQQQNTDIVKIKEDSDKKKTTTPQKEDGSDGNLFSFQKEKEDSRILRGVMRVGNLAKGLLLSGDNHVCLVVLCAEKPTRSLLNKVAEILPAQLKIVAPEDTYNVGKHPESAALTVSGGSVTVSVTLTSPLMRETPKPAAAADNAGQQQQGAAQPQTTPAAPAVTKPDPPDVLPKAKCLEALAALRHAKWFQARATSLQSCVMVIRIMRDLCNRVPTWGPLNPWALELLTEKVISTAGGPLSPGEALRRLLECVAGGILLPGSPGLSDPCEKEPVDAIGNMTAQQREDITASAQHALRLVAFRQIHKVLGMEQLPPPKYKGRYARKRRRDNSNGEGTDSEASKKDKKAEEIKMETDSK
- the LOC126915453 gene encoding zinc finger RNA-binding protein isoform X1 gives rise to the protein MAQNNYFGFTHGGTQYGATSAAAYQTGQAGYAVTPAATAATYTQRPAAAAATGYETYQAAAAAAATGTTYAAANPGTVAQTYDYGYGRAAPAATYDAAKTYYQQPAAAAATYTTTETHYQAAKPAYSTTSAYTGTARQATTTGQAKTYQASSTAYQQSNPTQSATYSSGYTAPATPAATPSTATNKTASTTYSGYDAALYSAATMYVAQQSANSNSTNQKTGGWQGYGRKGFGTGGGGMKAMRPKQPPKPQQLHYCDVCKISCAGPQTYREHLEGQKHKKKEASLKVPQQPPTRGAGNSLRCELCDVTCTGNDAYAAHIRGAKHQKVVKLHTKLGKPIPSADPTVLNPKPAATAKTAGVKKPTVTATPKINFVASGNLGTVNQNQAPEIKTEETATEETVEETAVDEKDIQPVGQEYIEENKSEDGKIISFNCKLCECRFNDPNAKDMHMKGRRHRFAYKKKVNPDLVVDMKPSLKQRKMLEEKFRRQQMRDDYLRRREEINQLGPMGPMMDEEMMYWEERRRYEEECEYYEWYRRYGRGPGAPPMPRPFPGPPPMMMFPGPQRRPDSSDDKHVLAHHTTIYPKEQELLAVQKIVSHTEKALKFVSDTLAEAGKKTVPSITNATSTTPSITTPQQPQQQQPQQQQQNTDIVKIKEDSDKKKTTTPQKEDGSDGNLFSFQKEKEDSRILRGVMRVGNLAKGLLLSGDNHVCLVVLCAEKPTRSLLNKVAEILPAQLKIVAPEDTYNVGKHPESAALTVSGGSVTVSVTLTSPLMRETPKPAAAADNAGQQQQGAAQPQTTPAAPAVTKPDPPDVLPKAKCLEALAALRHAKWFQARATSLQSCVMVIRIMRDLCNRVPTWGPLNPWALELLTEKVISTAGGPLSPGEALRRLLECVAGGILLPGSPGLSDPCEKEPVDAIGNMTAQQREDITASAQHALRLVAFRQIHKVLGMEQLPPPKYKGRYARKRRRDNSNGEGTDSEASKKDKKAEEIKMETDSK
- the LOC126915474 gene encoding geranylgeranyl transferase type-1 subunit beta, whose product is MPPQLAKKKHAKYFQRLLQIMPNSCSAEFDCSRLAVAFFAISGLDILNCLNDLSEQTKLEAIDWIYRLQVTGAGPRSGFQPSTTIPKDAPKYQCGHLAMTYIGLVTLLILGDDLSRVDRESIIEGMRACQNPDGSFTAIITGCESDMRFLYCACCISIILNDWSGIDKTKAIDYILKSISYDGAMGQGPGLESHGGSTFCAVASLFLMNELHNVLTNDQLNRLKRWCLMRQDSGFHGRPGKPSDTCYSFWVGATLQMLDINKLSDPDENRAFLLETQDNIVGGFGKFADCLPDPLHTYLGLCGLSLLGETGLCVMNAALNISDRAYKHLLKIHEVW